The DNA sequence GCGCGGCGGCTGTGACCGCCGCCGAGCCCCAGGGGCCGCCGGTGCTGAGCGGGACGCAACCCGAGGTCGTACCGCACCTGGGCGCCCAGCAACCGGAGGCGGTGCCCCAGCTGGGCGCACCTCAAGCGGAGGCTGTACCGCACCACGGCGGCCCGCAGCCGGAGGTCGCGCCCCACCTGGGCGCTACCGAACCGCAGGCTGTGTCAGCGCCCGACGCGGCCGGCCCGGCGCTGGCAGCCCCCGCGGACACAGTGACCGAACCGGCGGCCGTGCCGCATGTCGCCGAGCCGATGTCCCCCCATGCTCCGGGGCCCTCGACCCTTGCCGCGGGAGAAGCCTCTGCACCAGAGATGACAGATTCAGTGAATCTGTTCACTGCGCTGCCCTGACGCAGTACCGTCGAGGCCGTGACGGCGGCGACGCAGAACCTCTCGCAACCCATCCGTGCCGACGGGCTCGTCGACCTGGCCAGCGGGCTGCGCGATCTCGTCCGCTCACAGGCGGCCGACTCCGAGCGTGCCCGCACGCTGACGTCCGACATCGTCGAGGCCATGTGGTCGTCGGGCCTGATGTCGTCGTTCAATCCCGGCGCCGCCGGCGGGGTCGAACCGTCGTTCGCCGAGATGATCGAAACATGGATCGAAATGGCCTGGCAGGACGGCTCTTTCGGGTGGATCGGGATCGCCAATCTGCCCTCGGCGTTCGCCGCCGCGACCTACCTGCCCGATGACGGGTTCGCCGAGGTGTTCAGCGCCCGATCGAACCGGGTCACGATGGGCGGCCAGTTCTTCCCGAACGGACAGGGCATTGCCGTCGACGGTGGTTACCGGTTGACCGGATCGTGGAGTTTCGGTTCGGGCACCGGCCATGCGGAGTACGTCGCGGCGGGGTTCCTGCCGATGGTGGACGGCGAGATGCGCTGGGCCGGTGAGGGAATCCCCGACATGCAGGTCGCGATCGTCCCGCGCGAGCAGGTGGTGTTCAAAGACGGCTGGCATGTTCAGGGTTTGAAAGGCACCGGCTCCTACGACTACGCCATCGACGATGTCTTCGTTCCGAACTGCCGCACGTTCGCGCTGTTCACTCGTGAACCTGCGCGGGGGAGTTCGCCCGCCACCCGGATGGGGATGATGCCGGTGACCGCGGCCGGTCACGCCGCCTGGGCGCTCGGCGTGGCCAAGAGCATGTTGGACGACGTCGCGGAGTTGGCCGAGACGAAGTTCCGGATGAGCGATATGGCGGCGCTGGCCACCCGGCCGACATTTCAGAAGGGGTTGGCTCATCACGTCGCCGCCTGGCGGGCTGCCCGGTTGCTGGTGCTCGACGCGTTCGGCACCGCCGAGTCCGCGGTGGCGGGCGGGGGAGAGCTCACCCCGACGCTGCGCGCCGACATGCGTGTGGCCGCGGTGTTCGCCACCGACACCGCACGCGAGTGCGCCGAGTGGGCGCATCTCGTGGCGGGCACCAGCGCGATTCGGGAAGGCAGCCGACTCGAA is a window from the Mycolicibacterium poriferae genome containing:
- a CDS encoding acyl-CoA dehydrogenase family protein, whose protein sequence is MTAATQNLSQPIRADGLVDLASGLRDLVRSQAADSERARTLTSDIVEAMWSSGLMSSFNPGAAGGVEPSFAEMIETWIEMAWQDGSFGWIGIANLPSAFAAATYLPDDGFAEVFSARSNRVTMGGQFFPNGQGIAVDGGYRLTGSWSFGSGTGHAEYVAAGFLPMVDGEMRWAGEGIPDMQVAIVPREQVVFKDGWHVQGLKGTGSYDYAIDDVFVPNCRTFALFTREPARGSSPATRMGMMPVTAAGHAAWALGVAKSMLDDVAELAETKFRMSDMAALATRPTFQKGLAHHVAAWRAARLLVLDAFGTAESAVAGGGELTPTLRADMRVAAVFATDTARECAEWAHLVAGTSAIREGSRLERAFRDIYTGTQHAFISEKVAIDAAQIWLGIVEDQFGL